Below is a window of Streptomyces genisteinicus DNA.
GTCTGCTCGGCGAGGCGGGCCGGTTCGACGACGCCGTGGCGGCGGATGCGCAGCAGCAGCCAGCCGGCCGCCGGGAGCAGGTCGCCGTATCCGGCGCGGGCGGTGATCTTCTCGTAGATCCGCTTCCTGCCGTCCCGGGAGCCGAGGACGGACAGGGCTCGGGCGACCTCGTCGTGGGAGGAGCGCTCGACCGGGTTGGAGGCGAGCGTCTGGCTGGTGTCGGGCGCGGTGACCGAGCCGCGCAGCTTGTCCTCCTTGAGGAACCAGGCGACCACGAAGGCGAGGACCACGACCGGCACGGCGTAGAGGAAGACGTCCGTGATGGACGTCGCGTAGGCGTGCACCACCGGTGCGCGGAGCTGGGCGGGCAGTTCCGCGATCGCCCGCGGGTCGGCCGCCAGCTCCGCCGCGCCCGCGCCGGGCGGCACCTGCTGCCCCGCGAGCGCGTCGGAGAGCTTGGTCTCCAGCCGGTTGGTGAAGACGGTGCCGAAGATCGCGACGCCGAAGGAGGCCCCGATGGACCGGAAGAACGTGGCGCCCGAGGTGGCCACGCCCAGGTCCTCGTAGCCGACGGAGTTCTGCACGACGAGCACCAGGACCTGCATGACCAGGCCGAGCCCGGCGCCGAAGACGAAGAAGCAGAGGCCGAGCTGCCAGTCGGAGCTGTCCTCGGTGAGCAGGTGGAGCAGGAGGAGGCCGATCGCGGTGACGGCGGTGCCGGCGATCGGGAAGACCTTCCACCGCCCGGTGCGGCTGACGAGCTGGCCGGAGACGGTGGAGGTGAGCAGCATGCCGAACACCATGGGCAGCATGTGGACGCCGGACATCGTCGGCGACACCCCGCGCACGATCTGGAGGAACGTCGGCAGGTAGGTCATCGCGCCGAACATGGCGAAGCCGATGATGAAACTGATGACGGCGACGAGCGTGAAGGTGCGGATCCGGAACAGCTTCAGCGGCAGCACCGGTTCGGCCGCCCGGCGCTCCACGGCGACGAACGCGACCAGCAGCACCGCGCCGAGCACGGCCAGTCCGATGATCTGCGGCGAGCCCCAGGCCCAGGTCGTGCCGCCGAGCGAGGCGACGAGGACGAGGCAGGTGGCGACGGAGGCGATGAGGAACGTGCCGAGGTAGTCGATGGTGTGCCGCTGGGACCGGACGGGGATGTGGAGGACGGCGGCGATGACGAGCAGGGCGACGACGCCGACCGGCAGGTTGATGTAGAACACCCAGCGCCAGTCGAGGTGTTCGGTGAAGAAGCCGCCGAGCAGCGGCCCGAGCACGCTGGTCGCGCCGAACACGGCGCCGAAGAGGCCCTGGTAGCGGCCGCGCTCGCGGGGCGGGACGATGTCGCCGACGATCGCCATGGAGAGCACCATCAGACCGCCGCCGCCGAGGCCCTGGAGGGCGCGGAATCCGATGAGCTGGGGCATGTTCTGCGCCATGCCGCACAGGGCGGAGCCGATGAGGAAGATGACGATGGCGGCCTGGAAGAGCTTCTTGCGCCCGTACTGGTCGCCGAGCTTGCCCCACAGGGGTGTGGCCGCGGTCGAGGCGAGCAGGTAGGCGGTCACCACCCAGGAGAGGTGGTCCATGCCGCCGAGTTCGCTGACGATCGTCGGCAGGGCGGTGGCGACGATGGTCTGGTCGAGTGCGGCGAGCAGCATGCCCAGCAGCAGGGCGCCGATGGCGACGAGTACGGCGCGCGGGCTGTGCCCCTCGCCGGGTGCGTGGGGTGCCGGTGCGGAGCTGACGTCCTGGGCCATGCCGCGTCTCCTTTGCGCCATCGGGATGCGCTTCCCATCCATCGTGGTGGGTGCGCCCGCTTATGGCCTGCCGGGAGATCCGCCGGTGGGCGGCGGTCCGCGCACCTCAATCGCCGGGATCCGGACGCTGCCGTGGGGTGGGTCACATGCACGCTGCATAATTTGCGGCATTCCAAGGGGAGGGGACCGGCCATGACCGGAAACACATGCCAGGAGTGCGGCAGACCGCGGGCCGCGGACGGCGGCACGGGGGCCGTGTGCGGCTGCGAGGGCGCCGCGGGGGGCGGCGGCCGCGGGGCCGGGCCGCAGGCCCGTCCGGGCCGCGGGCGTTCGACGGCGGAGGAGATCGCGGCGGCGGAGGACTTCGATCCGCTGCGCATCCGCCCCTACGTGACGCTGGAGGCGCTGGACACGTCCGACGGGCCGGCGGACGGCGGTCGCGCCGCGTCCGGCACGCCGGGGCCCGCCGGTCACCTGCCGGGCGTGGACGCGCACGGCGCGCATCCCCCGGTGACGGCCGGCCCGGACGGTCACGGCGGCGGCCCCGCCGGCCCGTACGCCGGGGCCGCGCACGGGCCGTACGCGCACGGCGCCGCACCGGGCCCGCGCGGGCCGGGTGCGCACGGACCGCTGCCGCACGGCACCGGCGGGGAGGGCGATCACCCGACGGCCGTACTGCGCCCGGTCGCCGCCCCGCTGCCCGCCGAGGTGCCGGCCCCGGCGGACGCGACCCAGGAGCTTCCCCCGCTCACCGCCGGGCCGGCCGCCCCGGGAGCGGCTCCGGCGCCGCGGCGGTCGCGGCGCCGGGGGGCCGTGGCGCTGGCGGCGGCCGCGGCCTTCGCGGTCGCGGGGACGGCCGCCTACGCCTCGGGGCTGTTCGACGGCGGCGAGGACAGGGACCGGGTGTCCATGCCGGACCGGGGGAACGGTCCCAGCCTCGTCGTGGGGCCCGACGCCCCGCTGGATCCGCCGTCCCCGACGGCCTCCCCGTCGGCCTCCGCCTCACGGACGGCGAAGCCCTCGCCGTCCGCGTCCGCCTCCTCCTCGCCCACGGCCTCCGCGTCGGCGTCGGCGAGCCGCTCCGCCCCGGCGAGCAGCGCTCCGGCGCAGCCGCCGGCGCCCACGCCGACGGCGCAGGTCACCGGCACGGTGTCCGAGGAGCCCCCCGGCGGCTCCCAGGGCACCCTGCGGCTCGGCGACACCGGCTCCGACGTGCGGGAGCTCCAGCTGCGGCTCCAGGAGATCTGGCTGTACCCGCGGGACTGGCAGACCAACGGCGTCTTCGACACGAACCTGGAGAACTCGGTCAAGGTCTTCCAGTGGGACCGCGGGATCAAGGGCGACCCGCTGGGCGTCTACGGTCCGCAGACCCGGCGCGCGCTGGAGGAGGAGACGAGGGAGCCCCGGCGGCGGTAGGCCGTGGAGCCGGGGACGGAGCGGGCCGGGGCGGGGCGGGGGCGTACGGACGGACGGAGCGCGGGCGGACGGAGCCGGTACGGACGGAAGCGGCGGGGCGCGGGCCGACTCGGCAGGGGCGGTGCCGGCGGGTCCGAGGCCGGCGGGGGTGGTGCCGGCGGGGGCGGAGTTGGCAGGGACGTCCACTTTTTGTATCGTGAAGGAACAAAGTGGTTCCGCCCGTACTCCCTGACCGGCGGGCGAAGCCGCTTGTCCTCTTTGCCCGCGCCCCGCGCCTCTGGAGCCCCACCGATGCAGGCCACTTCCCCCGTCCTCACCGCCCGGGCCGTCCTCCTCGACATGGACGGCACCATCGTCAACTCCGACGCGGTGGTGGAACGCTGCTGGCGGGCGTGGGCCCTGCGGCAGGGTCTCGACCCGGCCGAGGTGCTGAAGGTCGTCCACGGCCGGCAGGGTCACGCGACGATGGCGATCCTCCTCCCGAACCGCCCGGCGGCGGAGAACCACGCCGACAACCGGGAACTCCTCGCCCAGGAGACCGCCGACGTCGAGGGCGTCGTCCCCGTCGGCGGCGCCCCTGCCTTCATGGCGGCCCTCGCCGGATTTCCCCACGCGCTGGTGACCTCGGCGGACGCCGCCCTCGCCACCGCCCGGATGAACGCGGCCGGCCTGCCGATGCCGGCGGTGCGGGTGACCGCGGAGAGCGTGGGCGCCAGCAAGCCCGACCCCGAGGGCTTCCTCAAGGGCGCCGCCGAGCTCGGCTACGCGCCCGCCGACTGCGTCGCCTTCGAGGACTCCGAGGCGGGCATCGCGGCGGCCCGCGCCGCCGGCATGCGCGTGGTCGGCGTGGGACCCCGCGCCGCCGCGTTCGCCCCCGATCTGCACGTCGCGGACCTGGACGGCCTCAGCCTGACCGCACACGCGGACGGCACCGTCGAACTGCGCGCCGCATAGGCGCGGGGGCCCGCACCCCCACCCCGTACGGCTCCCCGCGGCTCCCCGCCGGGAGCCGTTCGCATGCCGGTGGGCACGGACGCGCCGCGCCCCGGGCCCTCAGCCCCCGGCCGCGGAGTCCACGCCGTCGCGGTGGAGCCTGCCGCGGGTGACGAGTTCCAGCACCACCGCCACGGCCACCGCCTGAACGGCTATCAGGGCCACCAGGACGAACAGCTGCACCGCCCCCGCCTCGACCGGTGACGCGCCGCCGAGCAGCATGCCGACGAACGCGCCCGGGAGGGTGACGAGCCCGACGGTCCTGGTCTGGTCGAGCCCGGGCAGCAGGGCGTCCGACGCGGGCTCCCGCGCGACCTCCATCCGGGCGTCGCGGTCCGGGAGCCCGAGCGCCAGACCGGCCTCCACCTCGCCGCGGCGCTGCGCCAGTTCGTCGAGCGCGCGCCGGCCCCCGAGCACGGTCGCGGTGAGGGCGCCGCCGATCAGGATGCCGGTGACGGGGACGAGGGCGATGCCCTTCACGGGGACGAGTCCGGTCAGCAGCAGGGCGGCGACGACCGGCACCACCCCGGCGGCGATGGGGGCCGCGGCCCACCACCAGGTGGCGTTGCGGGTGACGCGGCGGCCCGCGGTCCGCACGGCGACGCCGTACATCAGGAACAGGAAGCCGAGGAGCAGCGGAAGCGACTCGACGACCAGGCCGATCACCAGGGACACGGCGGTGAGCTGGAGGGCGGCCCGCACGCCGGCGACGACGATCCGGCGGGAGCGGCCGAGGCGGGCGAGGGCCGCGACCGTGGCGGCGACGGCGAGCAGGACCGCCAGTACGGCCCCGAGGGTGACGTTGACCGGCAGCAGCACGACCGCAACCCTACGCCCGTGAAGGGATCGTGGCGGCTCGTCAGAACCCTTGATGTGACGTGCCCATGTCGTCACCCTGTTACCTGGCGCCCATCCCCGTGCAACCTGGCGCCGCCAGCATGGCCACGCCCCCGAGGGCATCTCCGGGCGCCGGACGGCGTGCGGGGAGGTCAGGTTCCCCCCACTTCAAGGAGTTCGCATGTCTCGTGTCTACGCGCGTCACCTCCGCCGTACCGCCGTGGCCGTCGCCGCGTCCGCGCTCGCCGCCACCGGTCTGCTGGCCACCGCCCCCGCCGCGCAGGCGGCACCGCCCACGCCCGTCAGCGCCGCCACCGCCCGCAGCTACCTGAGCCAGCTGACCGTCGCCGCCGAGGGTTCGTCCTCCGGTTACAGCCGCGACCTGTTCCCGCACTGGATCACCCAGTCCGGCGCCTGCAACACCCGCGAGGTCGTCCTCAAGCGCGACGGCTCGAACGTGCAGCAGGACTCCAGCTGCGCGGCGGTCAGCGGCAGTTGGTTCTCGCCCTACGACGGCGCCACCTGGTCCGCGGCCTCCGACGTCGACATCGACCACGTCGTCCCGCTGGCCGAGGCCTGGCGTTCCGGCGCGAACTCCTGGAGCACCTCGACGCGCCAGGCGTTCGCCAACGACCTGACCCGCCCGCAGCTGATAGCCGTCACCGACAACGTCAACCAGTCCAAGGGCGACCAGGACCCGGCCGACTGGATGCCGTCGGTGTCCTCGTACCGCTGCGTGTACGCCCGGATGTGGGTGCACACGAAGCACCACTGGAACCTCAAGGTGGACTCCGCCGAGAAGAGCGCGCTCCAGTCGGTCCTGAACGGCTGCTGACCCGCGCACACCCCGCGCGTCCCGAGCCCCGCGCACCCCGCGCGTCCCGGGCGGACCGGGGCGCGCGGGGGCGGCCGGGCTCCCGGAGCGGGGCGCCGGCGCAGCCGGCCGTGCGCGGAACGGCCCCGTTCGCGCCGTCGTTCCGTACCGTACGGAGCGGCCGCCCCGTACCGTGCGGAGCGCCGGAAGGGATGCGCCATGGCCGGCCTGAGGCTGGGACCGCTGCTGCGCCACGTGGACTGGGAGTCGGGCACGAGCGCGACGGTGTGGGTCGAGACCGACCGGGCCTGCACCGCCGAGGTCCGCTGCGACGGCGGGGCCGGCGGCTCGGCGCCGACCTTCCTCGTCGCCGGCCACCACTACGCGCTGGTCGTGGTGACCGGGCTGGCCCCGGGGTCCGCCGCCGCGTACGAGGTGCTGCTCGACGGCGAGCGGGTGTGGCCCCTCGCCGGCTCGCCGCTGCCGCCCAGCACCATCCGCACGCCGCCGGTCCCGGCGACCGGCGCGGTGGTCGCCTTCGGCTCCTGCCGGTGGGCCGCGCCCGCCGTCGACGAGTCCGACCCGGTCGGCCCCGACGTCCTCGACACCCTCTCCGCCCGGCTCGCCGCCGACCCGGACGGCGAGCGTCCGGACGTGCTCCTGCTCCTCGGCGACCAGGTGTACGCGGACGAGACGTCGGCCGGCACCCGCGACTGGATCGCCCGTCACCGGCGGGGCGCCGGCACCGGTGCCGGCGCCCCGCCCGACCAGGTCGCCGACTACGAGGAGTACACCCACCTCTACGACGAGTCCTGGGGAGACCCCGAGCTGCGCTGGCTGTTCTCCACCGTGCCCAGCTGCATGATCTTCGACGACCACGACGTCATCGACGACTGGAACACGAGCGCGGCCTGGGTGGCCGACATGCGGGCGACGTCCTGGTGGCACGAGCGGATCACCGGCGGTCTGATGTCGTACTGGGTCTACCAGCACCTCGGCAACCTCTCGCCCGCCGAGCTCGCCGAGGACGAGCTCTACGCGGCGGTGCGGGCCGCCGAGGACGGCACGGAGGTGCTGCGCGCGTTCGCCGAACGGGCCGACGCCGACCCGGCGTCGGTGCGCTGGAGCTACCGCAGGGACTTCGGCCGCACCCGGCTGCTGATGGTCGACACCCGGGCCGCACGGGTGCTGGACGAACAGCACCGGTCGATGCTGGACGCCGACGAGGCCGCATGGCTGCGGACGCAGGCCTTCGACGACCCGGGCGGCGTCGACCACCTGCTGGTCGGGACCTCGCTCCCGTGGCTGCTGCCCCCGATGGTCCACTTCGCCGAGGGCTGGCACGCCGCGCTCTGCCGCGGCGAACGCGGGCCCCGCTGGGCGCGCTTCGGCGAGTGGCTGCGGCGGCGGGCCGACCTGGAGCACTGGGCGGCGTTCACCGCCTCGTTCGGGCGGCTCACGGACACGGTCGCCGAGGTCGGGCGGGGCCCGGACGCCCCGGCCACGGTGTGCGTGCTCTCCGGCGACGTGCACCACGCGTACGTGGCGGAGCCCGAGTGGCCCGCCGGGCAGCAGCCGGACTCCCGCATCCTCCAGCTCACCTGCTCGCCGCTGCACAACTCGGTGCCCGCCGCCATAAGGGCCGGGTTCCGGTTCGGCTGGAGCCGGTTCGCCAAGGGGATCGGCCATCTCCTCGCACGGCACGGGAGGGTCGCGCGGCCGGTGGTCCGGTGGGAGCGGACCGGCGGGCCGTGGTTCGGCAACCAGCTGATGACCCTGACGCTGCGCGGCCGCACGGCGCGGCTGCGGCTGGAACGGGCACAGGCGGGCGCGAAGCGCGGGCGGCGCGGTACCGACCGGGCGGGAGCGCGGCTGACGGGTGTCCTCGACCGGGCACTGACGGACGGACGCTGACCGACACTGACGAACACCGGCGGACGCTGACGTTTACTGACGAACGCCAACGAACATCAACGAACACCGACACACGCTGACGGGACCTGACGGACGGAAGGCCACGGACCAAAAAAACTGACCACGGAGTGGGAACGTTCCCAACTCCCCTTCCCAGTGCAGAAGTTGACCGCATACTGAGGAACGGGAGCCGACAGGCCGCCACTCGTGCCCGACCCCGGGCACACCGTCATCGACCGTCACCGTGAGAGTCATTATTGAACTTGCAAGTATAAATAAGGTGCGCCTAACCTGAGGCTCCCGTCGGTACCGTCCCCACCGAAGGAGTCCCCCCATGCCCGTTCCGCCCACGTCCGGCCACCTGCACAGGGCGCAGCCCTACGCACTCGGCCTCTTCCGCATCGTCGTCGGTCTGCTCTTCGCCTGCCACGGCGTCGCCTCGCTCTTCGGCGTCCTCGGCCGCGACGGCTCCGTCGGCGCCGGCACCTGGCCCGGCTGGTACGCCGCGGTCATACAGCTCGTCGCCGGCGGTCTCGTCATGCTCGGCGTCGGCACCCGCAGCGCCTCGCTGGTCGCGTCCGGCTCGATGGCGTACGCCTACTTCGTCGTCCACCAGCCGGAGTCGCTGTTCCCGATGACCAACGGGGGCGAGGCCTCCGCCATGTTCTGCTGGGCCTTCCTGCTCCTGGTCTTCACCGGCCCCGGCGCGCTGGCGCTGGACTCCGTGTTCGGCAGGCGCACCACCGGTGATCCGGACCGCGCCGGACAGACGCCCGTCACCGTCTGACCGCTCGAACCGCCCGACCGCTCGAACACCCGGCGCGCGCCCGGCCCTTCACGAGGGGCCGGGCGCGCCCGCGTTCCCGTGTCCCCCATTTCCGCGATTCCGCGACTCCGCGTCCGCGTTCCGCATCCACCGCCGCGGGACCCCGGCTCCCCGCATCCGCCCACGCCGCGCGGGGGCGTCCCGCACGGAACCGTTCGCATGCCTGTCCTCCGCATTCCCGTGCCGTACGACATCCCGCCCCCCTGCGGATCCCGGCGACCCTCCTCCGCGTACGCTGTACAGCTGTCGAGCCGACCTGCCGCCCCGCGGCACGGCGGCCGTGTCGTCGAGCGGCCGGGGGGCCGGGCCGGGAGAGCCAAGGTGCTGGAGAGTCTCGGACCGCTGACCGCCAGTCCCTGGATCTACGCCGTCGTGGCGCTGTCCGTCCTGCTCGACGTCTTCCTGCCCGTGCTGCCCAGCGGCGTGCTCGTGATCACCGCGGCGACCGCGGCGGCCGCCGGCTCCACCGCCGGCGGCGGGGGCGTCGCCGGGGGGAACGTCCAGCAGGAAGTGCCCTCCCTGCTCGTGCTGCTGCTCTGCGCGGCGACCGCCTCCGTGCTCGGCGACCTGTTCGCCTACCGGCTGGCCCGGCGCGGCGGCGCCCGCTTCGACCGGGCCATCGCCCGCTCCCGCCGGCTGACCCGCGCACAGGAACGTCTCGGCATCGCCCTCGTCCGGGGCGGCGGGGCACTCGTCGTGGTCGCCCGCTTCGCCCCCGCGGGACGCTCGGTGGTGTCCCTCGGCGCGGGCGCGGCGCAGCGCAAGATCAAGGAGTTCCTGCCCTGGTCGGCGCTGGCCGGGCTGGTCTGGGCCGGTTACAGCGTCGGCCTCGGCTGGTTCGGCGGCCAGTGGCTCGGCGCGAGCTGGATCGGCGCGGCCGTCTCCGTGCTCGCGCTGTTCGGCGCCGGACTGCTGGCCGCCTACGTCATGCGGCGTCCGGCGCAGGCCGGGCGGCCTGCCGCGTAGCCGCGCCACGCACCTCCAGCCCGTCCAGCAGACGCTGGGTGGCCTCGGTGATCTCGGCGACGGCCCGGTCGAACACCTCCTTGTTGTGCGCGGCGGGCGCCCGGAAGCCGGACACCTTGCGCACGTACTGCAGGGCGGCTGCGTGCATGTCCTCCTCTGTGGCCTCCTCGGGGAGCACGGGCGGGCGGAGAGTCTTGATGCTGCGGCACATGCGTCCAGTGTGCCGCGCCCCACCGACAGCCCGCGAACGGCGGCCCGCCCCCGCTCCGGCGCTCCGCGGGGCCGTCCGTACCGGAGCCGGCGCGCGGACCCGCGCCCTCCGCCGGGGCCGGTCCGGGACCCGGGTCCGGACGGCCCGCCCGGGCCCCCGACCGGCGTCGGAGCGGCCGGACCGCCCGAGTAGAGTGCGGCTCCGACCCCTGCCCGCTCCCCCGAGGAACCCGACTCCGTGACGCCCGCACCTCCCCCGGCCCCCCGCCCAGCCGTCACCGTCGTCGGGATCGGGGCCGACGGCTGGCCCGGGCTCTCCGCCGCCGCCCTCGACGCGCTCCGGGACGCCGAGGTCGTCATCGGCGGCCCCCGGCAACTGGACCTGCTGCCCGGCGACTGCCGCGGTCTGCGGGTGCGCTGGCCCAGCCCGCTGCGCCCCGCCGTCCCCCGGCTGCTCGCCGAGCACGCGGGCCGCCGGATCGCCGTGCTCGCCAGCGGCGACCCCATGTACTACGGCATCGGCCGCGCCCTCACCGAGACACTGGGCGACGGCGCCCTGCGGGTGCTGCCCCACCCCTCCTCCGTCTCCCACGCCTGTGCGCGCCTCGGCTGGCCCGTCGAGGACACCGACGTCGTGTCCCTCGTCGGACGCCCCGCGGCACGGCTCGGCGCGGCGCTCCACGACGGCCGGCGCGTCCTCGTCCTCAGCGCCGGCGCCGGGACGCCCGCCGAGGTGGCGCGCCTGCTGCGGGAACGCGGCTGGGGCCCGAGCCGCGTGCGCGTCCTCGAACAGCTGGGCGCGGAGGGCGAACGCCTCGTCGACGGCACCGCCGACGACTGGGACGAGGCGCCCGGCGACCCGCTCAACGTCGTCGCCGTCGACTGCCGCCGCGCGCCCGGGACACCCCGGCTCGGTGTGGTCCCCGGACTCCCCGACGAGGCGTACGAGCACGACGGCCAGCTCACCAAGCGCCACGTCCGCGCGGCGACGCTCGCCGCGCTCGCCCCGGCCCCCGGGGAACTCCTCTGGGACGTCGGCGGCGGTTCGGGCTCCATCGCCGCCGAATGGTTGCGCGCCCACCGCGACTGCCGCGCCGTCACCGTCGAACGCGACCCCGCGCGCGCCGCACGCATCGCCCGCAACGCGGACGCGCTCGGTGTCCCGGCACTGCGCGTCGTCACCGGCGCCGCACCCGCCGCGCTCGCCGGTCTGCCGCGCCCCGACGCCGTCTTCATCGGCGGCGGCCTCACCGCCCCCGGCCTGCTCGACGCCTGCTGGGACGCGCTCCCCGCGGGCGGGCGCCTCGTCGCCAACACCGTGACCCTGGAGTCCGAGGCCCTGCTCGCCGAGCGGTACCGCGCCCACGGGGGCGAACTGGTGCGGCTCTCCGTCGCGCACGCCGTCCCCGTCGGCGGCTTCACCGGCTGGCGCCAGGCGATGCCCGTCACCCAGTGGTCCGCCACCAAGTCTGGAGAGATGTCATGACCGTGTACTTCATCGGCGCGGGCCCCGGAGCCGCCGACCTCATCACCGTCCGCGGCGCGCGGACGCTGGCGTCGTGCGGGGTCTGCCTGTACGCGGGCTCGCTGGTCCCCACCGAACTCCTCGCCGAATGCCCGCCCGGCGCCCGGCTCGTCGACACCGCCCGGCTCGACCTCGACGCCATCACGGCCGAACTCGTCCGCGCCCACGAGGAGGGCCACGACGTGGCCCGGCTGCACTCCGGCGACCCCTCGGTGTTCAGTGCCGTCGCCGAACAGATGCGCAGGCTGGACGCGGCCGGCATCCCGTACGAAGTGGTCCCGGGCGTGCCCGCGTTCGCCGCCGCGGCGGCCGCGCTGAAGCGGGAGCTGACCGTGCCGACGGTCGGCCAGACGGTCGTCCTCACCCGGATCTCCCAGCAGGCGACGCCCATGCCGGAGGGCGAGGACCTGGCGACGCTCGGGCGCAGCGGGGCGCTGCTCGTGCTGCACCTCGCCGTCCGGTACGTGGACCGCGTCGTCGACGAACTCCTCCCCCACTACGGCCCGGACTGCCCCGCGGCGGTCGTCGCCATGGCCAGCCGCCCCGACGAACTCGTCCTGCGCGGCACCCTGGAGGACATCGCGTCCCAGGTGAAGGCCGCGGGCGTGGTGCGCACGGCGGTCATCCTCGTCGGACGCACCCTGGGCGCGACGCAGTTCCGCGACAGCCACCTGTACTCGCCGGAGCGCGACCGGCACGTGTGCTGAGGCGCCGGGTCGGGCCGCAGGGGCCGGGGGTGGCCGGGGTCGCGGGGCGCCGGTGCGGGAGGGGGCGGAGGCACGGCCTCCGGCCGTGTCCCGCGGCGCCGGGGCCCGTGGGGGTCCCCGGTCCGCCCCGGGGGCACCGCCCGCGGCCGCCGGGCCTCAGGGGGACCTCGCATCCGCCCGCGCGCAGCAGGGGTGCCCGCGGCGGGCCCGTCGCAGGCCGGCGGCGGGCACCGGCTCCGGACCCGCCCCGCAGCGGCCCGCACCCCCGCGCGGAGCGCTACGCCACCCCGGAGCGCCCGACGACGACCCCCGCGCGGTCCACGCAGATCACGTCCACCGCGACCGGCGCCCCGCGCAGCACGGTGAGGGCCTCGTCCCGCGCGGCGGTGGCGACGAGGTCGCCCAGCGGGACCCCGGCCGCCTCGCAGAGGCGCAGCGCCGCCAGCCCCGTGTTCGCCGCGGCGATCTCCGCGACGAGCGCCGCGTCCGCCCCTCCCGTACGGGCAAGCTCCGCCAGGAACCCCTTGTCGACCTGGGAGCGCGCCGAGTGCAGGTCCAGGTGGCCCGCCGCGAGCTTGGACAGCTTGGCGAACCCGCCGCAGACGGTGAGGCGTTCGACGGGGTGCCGGCGCACGTACTTGAGGACCGCCCCCGCGAAGTCGCCCATGTCCAGGAGCGCGTCCTCGG
It encodes the following:
- the cbiE gene encoding precorrin-6y C5,15-methyltransferase (decarboxylating) subunit CbiE; the protein is MTPAPPPAPRPAVTVVGIGADGWPGLSAAALDALRDAEVVIGGPRQLDLLPGDCRGLRVRWPSPLRPAVPRLLAEHAGRRIAVLASGDPMYYGIGRALTETLGDGALRVLPHPSSVSHACARLGWPVEDTDVVSLVGRPAARLGAALHDGRRVLVLSAGAGTPAEVARLLRERGWGPSRVRVLEQLGAEGERLVDGTADDWDEAPGDPLNVVAVDCRRAPGTPRLGVVPGLPDEAYEHDGQLTKRHVRAATLAALAPAPGELLWDVGGGSGSIAAEWLRAHRDCRAVTVERDPARAARIARNADALGVPALRVVTGAAPAALAGLPRPDAVFIGGGLTAPGLLDACWDALPAGGRLVANTVTLESEALLAERYRAHGGELVRLSVAHAVPVGGFTGWRQAMPVTQWSATKSGEMS
- the cobM gene encoding precorrin-4 C(11)-methyltransferase → MTVYFIGAGPGAADLITVRGARTLASCGVCLYAGSLVPTELLAECPPGARLVDTARLDLDAITAELVRAHEEGHDVARLHSGDPSVFSAVAEQMRRLDAAGIPYEVVPGVPAFAAAAAALKRELTVPTVGQTVVLTRISQQATPMPEGEDLATLGRSGALLVLHLAVRYVDRVVDELLPHYGPDCPAAVVAMASRPDELVLRGTLEDIASQVKAAGVVRTAVILVGRTLGATQFRDSHLYSPERDRHVC